A window from Paucidesulfovibrio gracilis DSM 16080 encodes these proteins:
- a CDS encoding SAM hydrolase/SAM-dependent halogenase family protein, which yields MARPIALLTDFGLDDPYVGQVKGVLARLAPESRVLDLTHAVAPFQVGQAAFFLAAGARHFPESTVFLAVVDPGVGTDRRIVVARLEDQLFVAPDNGLLGLLLCPRALGQRTPEIVSVTYDHERVSATFHGRDVFAPLTADLAKGALPADLGEQVAVQDLVRHPATSPRPLTPEDQGQRVTAHVLHVDRFGNVVLNLQPGALFHALIGSGQHRGVPAFPRAVRTYADLRDREVGMLEGSQGLLELAVNQGSAARLMGCQVGHTVSLTLGDG from the coding sequence ATGGCCAGACCCATTGCACTGTTGACGGATTTTGGACTGGACGACCCCTATGTGGGGCAGGTCAAAGGGGTGCTGGCCCGGCTCGCGCCGGAAAGCCGCGTGCTGGACCTCACCCATGCCGTGGCCCCGTTTCAGGTGGGGCAGGCCGCATTTTTTTTGGCCGCCGGAGCGCGGCACTTTCCTGAAAGCACTGTCTTTCTGGCCGTGGTGGACCCGGGCGTAGGCACGGATCGGCGTATCGTTGTAGCGCGGCTGGAGGACCAGCTCTTTGTGGCCCCGGACAACGGACTGCTCGGCTTGCTGCTTTGTCCGCGCGCCCTTGGCCAACGAACCCCTGAAATCGTTTCCGTGACCTATGACCATGAACGCGTTTCCGCCACATTCCATGGCCGGGACGTTTTTGCCCCGCTGACCGCAGATCTCGCCAAGGGCGCACTGCCCGCCGACCTGGGGGAACAGGTGGCCGTGCAGGATCTTGTTCGCCACCCTGCAACCTCGCCGCGACCGCTCACGCCCGAGGACCAGGGGCAACGCGTAACCGCCCATGTGTTGCATGTGGACCGCTTCGGCAATGTGGTGCTCAATCTGCAACCCGGAGCCTTGTTCCACGCTCTGATCGGATCGGGCCAGCATCGGGGCGTTCCGGCATTTCCCCGGGCCGTGCGGACCTACGCCGACTTGCGGGATCGCGAGGTGGGCATGCTCGAGGGCAGTCAGGGATTACTGGAACTGGCCGTGAACCAGGGATCCGCAGCACGGCTCATGGGCTGTCAGGTCGGCCATACCGTGAGCCTGACCCTGGGTGACGGCTAA